A single genomic interval of Nitrospira sp. harbors:
- a CDS encoding cupin domain-containing protein, with the protein MQQAEHDEKKGMTSTGVWTTYDVLASLGQLKLEPAWLEGKDHTIILTKSAAMRVVLRALHAGSALGTHKADGQISVQVLQGRIEFIADGRTVEMRQGQLLVLEGGAPHSLRAIDESAILITIAVDRAR; encoded by the coding sequence ATGCAACAGGCAGAACATGACGAGAAGAAGGGGATGACGTCGACGGGTGTGTGGACGACCTACGATGTCCTCGCATCCCTCGGGCAACTCAAACTCGAGCCGGCCTGGCTGGAGGGCAAGGACCACACGATTATCCTGACGAAGTCTGCAGCGATGCGGGTCGTGTTACGGGCGCTGCATGCGGGGAGTGCATTGGGGACACATAAGGCGGATGGACAGATTTCCGTGCAAGTGCTCCAAGGCCGGATTGAATTTATCGCCGATGGCCGGACGGTCGAGATGAGGCAGGGGCAATTACTCGTCCTGGAGGGAGGCGCGCCCCATTCGCTGCGGGCCATCGACGAGTCGGCCATTCTCATCACCATTGCCGTCGATCGGGCACGATAG